One genomic segment of Drosophila melanogaster chromosome 3R includes these proteins:
- the beat-VI gene encoding beaten path VI, isoform B: protein MASQRIRSRPEEGRKGRRMSSACRPGALHTAFNMLALSWIIISELLLSAHCLKDLKIFVPEAVLMGNAATLSCQYDLEQAALYAVRWYFGQEEFYRYVPREAKPTFVFAVAGINVDLANSDATSVTLKGVTRELSGSYQCEVSEDAPLFHTEIRSAHMQVIELPKDDPVMQVDKKVIGVNDNFKAVCTVGPSYPPANITWSINGNQIRRTPLQRISQDTYEGSTTYSSLDIYPNSQALQGFFETKYQHSVNLQCVVTIRHMYHKVVAQRIGLNAAPPTTISPNLLGLEGSKRYANGDPDNSALTGASQRCCICCGAFGAVSLAIFTLAMAHL, encoded by the exons ATGGCCAGCCAAAGGATACGGAGCCGGCCAGAAGAAGGACGAAAAGGACGAAGAATGAGCAGCGCCTGCCGACCGGGAGCCTTGCATACGGCATTCAATATGCTGGCGTTGAGCTGGATTATAATCTCAGAGTTATTGCTCAGTG CTCACTGCCTGAAGGACCTGAAGATATTTGTACCAGAGGCCGTATTAATGGGAAATGCAGCGACATTGTCTTGTCAATACGATTTGGAGCAG GCGGCGCTTTACGCGGTACGCTGGTACTTCGGACAGGAGGAGTTCTACCGCTACGTTCCACGCGAGGCCAAGCCCACATTTGTCTTCGCCGTTGCCGGCATTAATGTTGAT CTCGCCAACTCGGATGCCACGTCGGTGACGTTGAAGGGTGTCACCCGGGAGCTGAGCGGCAGCTATCAGTGCGAGGTCTCCGAGGACGCACCGCTCTTCCACACCGAGATTCGATCGGCCCACATGCAGGTGATTGAGCTGCCCAAAGACGATCCGGTGATGCAGGTGGACAAGAAGGTGATTGGCGTGAACGACAACTTCAAGGCTGTGTGCACGGTGGGCCCTTCGTATCCGCCGGCCAACATCACCTGGAGCATCAACGGAAACCAG ATCCGCAGGACGCCGCTGCAGCGCATCTCGCAGGACACCTACGAGGGCTCCACTACGTACTCCTCGCTGGATATCTACCCCAACAGCCAGGCGCTGCAGGGCTTCTTCGAGACGAAGTATCAGCACAGCGTGAACCTGCAGTGCGTGGTGACCATCCGGCACATGTACCACAAAGTCGTGGCGCAGCGGATCGGGCTGAATGCTGCGCCGCCGACGACCATATCGCCGAATCTGCTGGGACTCGAGGGATCCAAGCGGTATGCCAACGGAGATCCGGACAACTCGGCGCTGACAGGCGCCTCGCAGCGCTGCTGCATTTGCTGTGGAGCCTTTGGCGCTGTTTCGCTGGCGATTTTCACACTGGCCATGGCGCATCTGTGA
- the CG1894 gene encoding uncharacterized protein → MDKENRSGDHLKYQPLGDQDGISSKLPDIPRALQLTNAKESSATRGLGQSASKSEMGKSQLQNDSSLQKNIQETKTITGSCIEAQRIGATPKKQLEGVKEPNMISLLHTNASSNVDDRQRQETIDNEKSDVQKEKEDAKVKVIRNIEKVQFGRYEIETTSSSPYPVINDKATTIYVCEFCLKYMCLRKSYSYHLYDCKKRCPPGSLLYRKDNIYIYEVDGHKEQLYCQCLCLMSKLFLENKKILYSSSSFLFYILCLKDKDGEHFAGYFAREKTMLNINLNCILVLPPYMRKGYGKLLIDLSYEISRREACIGGPKKPLSKVARLCYLSYWGHILLNLLRHHSSPDLVTIEELSKATGFREEDIISTLEFMGMTKYYKVDHIMFYTTSSIIEDRRGLAQFKKPRLTIHRNRLSWKTPTGRK, encoded by the exons ATGGACAAGGAAAACAGATCAGGTGACCATTTAAAGTATCAGCCGTTGGGCGATCAGGACGGGATAAGTTCGAAATTGCCGGACATTCCGAGAGCCCTGCAATTG ACTAATGCCAAGGAATCCTCCGCGACTCGCGGTTTAGGCCAAAGTGCTTCTAAGTCCGAAATGGGGAAATCCCAGCTTCAGAACGATTCATCTCTTCAAAAAAACATTCAGGAAACTAAAACCATTACTGGATCGTGCATCGAAGCTCAAAGAATAGGGGCTACACCGAAGAAGCAATTGGAAGGCGTCAAGGAACCTAATATGATTTCTTTATTACACACTAATGCCAGTAGCAATGTGGATGATCGCCAGCGCCAGGAGACAATAGATAATGAAAAAAGTGATGTCCAGAAAGAGAAAGAGGACGCGAAAGTGAAAGTCATAAGAAACATCGAAAAGGTGCAATTTGGGCGTTACGAGATCGAGACCACGTCTTCCAGTCCCTATCCTGTAATAAACGACAAGGCGACCACCATTTACGTTTGTGAATTCTGCCTAAAATACATGTGCTTGCGGAAAAGTTACTCCTACCACCTATACGATTGCAAGAAGAGGTGTCCGCCGGGCAGCTTGTTATACCGAAAAGACAATATTTATATCTACGAGGTCGATGGCCATAAGGAGCAGCTGTATTGCCAGTGCCTCTGCCTAATGTCAAAGCTCTTTCtggaaaacaagaaaattctTTACAGCTCGAGTTCGTTCTTGTTTTATATCCTGTGTTTGAAGGACAAGGATGGCGAGCACTTTGCAGGTTACTTCGCCAGGGAGAAGACTATGCTGAATATCAACCTGAATTGCATCCTTGTTTTACCGCCCTATATGCGCAAGGGATACGGAAAGTTGTTGATTGATCTGAGCTACGAGATCTCTCGCAGGGAGGCATGCATCGGAGGTCCCAAGAAGCCGCTGTCGAAAGTTGCCAGACTTTGTTACCTCAGCTATTGGGGCCACATCCTCCTCAATCTGCTGAGGCACCACTCATCACCGGACCTGGTGACCATCGAAGAGCTGAGCAAAGCGACTGGCTTCCGCGAGGAGGACATAATAAGCACTTTAGAATTTATGGGGATGACGAAGTACTACAAGGTTGACCACATCATGTTCTACACTACTTCATCGATAATTGAAGATCGCCGTGGGCTCGCACAGTTTAAAAAGCCGAGGTTGACCATTCACAGGAATCGCCTCTCCTGGAAGACACCCACAGGACGAAAGTAG